The proteins below are encoded in one region of Neisseria bacilliformis:
- the ppsR gene encoding posphoenolpyruvate synthetase regulatory kinase/phosphorylase PpsR, whose translation MTRRAAFFISDRTGLTSESMGEALLDQFQDIKFKRSTYPFVDTPEKARAMVQIIETAARQTDLRPLVFSSIINEEIRAIIRSSPGLHLSFFDAFLGVLENELGTKARHEAGRAHGIADSARYEARMDAVNFTLNHDDGVSDKDLKDADVILMGVSRSGKTPTCLYLALQYGIRAANYPLTPDDLDNPDLPPMVKPYRSKIYGLTIKPERLADIREERRPNSNYASLATCRQEVADAQAMFRRFDIPHTNTTHKSVEELAACIIQACGLKRRF comes from the coding sequence ATGACCCGCCGCGCCGCCTTTTTCATCTCCGACCGCACCGGCCTCACCTCCGAAAGCATGGGCGAAGCCCTGCTCGACCAGTTTCAGGACATCAAATTCAAGCGTTCCACCTATCCTTTTGTCGACACACCCGAAAAAGCCCGCGCCATGGTGCAGATCATCGAAACCGCCGCGCGGCAGACCGACCTGCGCCCCTTAGTGTTTTCCAGCATCATCAACGAAGAAATCCGCGCCATCATCCGCAGCAGCCCCGGCCTGCACCTGAGCTTTTTCGACGCGTTTTTGGGCGTACTCGAAAACGAATTGGGCACCAAAGCCCGCCACGAAGCCGGCCGCGCCCACGGCATCGCCGACAGCGCGCGCTACGAAGCCCGCATGGACGCGGTGAACTTCACCCTCAACCACGACGACGGCGTGAGCGACAAAGACCTCAAAGACGCCGACGTCATCCTCATGGGCGTATCGCGCAGCGGCAAAACCCCCACCTGCCTGTATCTCGCCCTGCAATACGGCATCCGCGCCGCCAACTACCCGCTCACCCCCGACGATTTGGACAACCCCGACCTGCCGCCGATGGTGAAACCCTACCGCAGCAAAATCTACGGCCTCACCATCAAACCCGAGCGGCTCGCCGACATCCGCGAAGAACGCCGCCCCAATTCAAACTACGCCAGCCTCGCCACATGCAGGCAGGAAGTGGCCGACGCCCAGGCCATGTTCCGCCGCTTCGACATCCCCCACACCAACACCACCCACAAATCCGTAGAAGAACTCGCCGCCTGCATCATCCAGGCCTGCGGGCTGAAACGGCGTTTCTGA
- the ppsA gene encoding phosphoenolpyruvate synthase — protein sequence MAANYVIWFENLRMTDVDSVGGKNASLGEMISQLTEKGVRVPGGFATTAEAYRAFLAHNGLNERISQALAGLDVSDVTELARVGKEIRQWILETPFPEELDKAVGEAWDKLVADAGTDAISVAVRSSATAEDLPDASFAGQQETFLNINGLDNVKEAMKHVFASLYNDRAISYRVHKGFAHDIVALSAGVQRMVRSDHGASGVMFTLDTESGFDQVVFLTSSYGLGEMVVQGAVNPDEFYIHKPTLRAGKPAILRKTMGSKLIKMVFTEEAQAGKSVQVIDVPAEQRKRFSVSNEEIAELAKYALIIEEHYGRPMDIEWGRDGIDGKIYILQARPETVKSQEKGGRSLRRYAIEGGKKVLCEGRAIGQKVGQGKVRLIKDASEMDTVQEGDVLVTDMTDPDWEPVMKRAAAIVTNRGGRTCHAAIIARELGIPAVVGCGNASSVLHEGQEVTVSCAEGDTGLIYEGILNVEVNDVALDNMPEPPVKIMMNVGNPELAFSFSGLPSEGIGLARMEFIINRQIGIHPKALIEFDRQDADTREEIEARIAGYASPVDFYVDKIAEGVSTLAAAVFPRKVIVRMSDFKSNEYMGLIGGSRYEPHEENPMLGFRGAARYISEDFADCFALECKALKRVRDEMGLTNVEIMIPFVRTLAEAEAVVKALKANGLERGKNGLRLIMMCEVPSNALLAEQFLQYFDGFSIGSNDMTQLTLGVDRDSGGSIAATFDERNPAVKVMLHLAISACRKHNKYVGICGQGPSDHPDFAKWLVEEGIDTISLNPDTVIETWLYLAKEAKR from the coding sequence ATGGCTGCAAATTACGTTATCTGGTTTGAAAATCTGCGCATGACCGACGTGGACAGCGTGGGCGGCAAAAACGCGTCGCTCGGTGAAATGATCAGTCAGCTCACCGAAAAAGGCGTGCGCGTGCCGGGCGGTTTCGCCACCACCGCCGAAGCCTACCGCGCCTTTCTCGCGCATAACGGCCTGAACGAACGCATCTCGCAGGCTCTGGCCGGTTTGGATGTGTCCGACGTTACCGAGCTGGCGCGGGTGGGCAAGGAAATCCGCCAGTGGATTTTGGAAACGCCGTTTCCCGAAGAATTGGATAAGGCTGTCGGCGAGGCTTGGGACAAGCTGGTGGCCGACGCGGGCACGGACGCCATTTCCGTCGCCGTGCGCTCTTCGGCCACTGCCGAAGACCTGCCCGACGCCTCGTTTGCCGGCCAGCAGGAAACTTTCCTGAACATCAACGGTTTGGATAACGTCAAAGAGGCGATGAAACACGTTTTCGCCTCGCTCTACAACGACCGCGCCATCTCCTACCGCGTCCACAAAGGTTTCGCCCACGACATCGTCGCCCTCTCGGCCGGCGTGCAGCGCATGGTGCGCTCCGATCATGGCGCATCGGGTGTGATGTTCACCCTCGACACCGAAAGCGGCTTCGACCAGGTTGTTTTCCTCACATCGTCCTACGGCCTCGGCGAAATGGTGGTGCAGGGCGCGGTGAACCCCGACGAATTCTATATCCACAAACCCACGCTGCGTGCGGGCAAACCCGCCATCCTGCGCAAAACCATGGGTTCCAAACTCATCAAAATGGTGTTCACCGAAGAGGCGCAGGCCGGAAAATCGGTGCAGGTCATCGACGTGCCCGCCGAACAGCGCAAACGCTTCTCCGTGAGCAACGAAGAAATCGCCGAGCTGGCCAAATACGCCCTCATCATCGAAGAACACTACGGCCGCCCGATGGACATCGAATGGGGACGCGACGGCATCGACGGCAAAATCTACATTTTGCAGGCGCGCCCCGAAACCGTGAAATCGCAGGAAAAAGGCGGCCGCAGCCTGCGCCGCTACGCCATCGAAGGCGGGAAAAAAGTGCTGTGCGAAGGCCGCGCCATCGGCCAGAAAGTCGGACAAGGCAAAGTGCGCCTCATCAAAGACGCCTCGGAAATGGACACCGTGCAGGAAGGCGACGTGCTCGTTACCGACATGACTGACCCCGATTGGGAGCCGGTGATGAAACGCGCCGCCGCTATCGTAACCAACCGTGGCGGCCGCACCTGCCACGCCGCCATCATCGCCCGCGAGCTGGGCATCCCCGCTGTGGTCGGCTGCGGCAACGCCTCGTCCGTTTTGCACGAAGGACAGGAAGTAACCGTATCCTGCGCCGAAGGCGACACCGGTCTGATTTACGAAGGCATCCTCAACGTGGAAGTGAACGACGTGGCCTTGGACAACATGCCCGAGCCGCCCGTCAAAATCATGATGAACGTCGGCAACCCCGAGCTGGCCTTCTCCTTCTCCGGCCTGCCCAGCGAAGGCATCGGCCTGGCACGCATGGAGTTCATCATCAACCGCCAAATCGGCATCCACCCCAAAGCCCTGATCGAGTTTGACCGGCAGGACGCCGACACCCGCGAAGAAATCGAAGCGCGCATTGCAGGCTACGCCTCGCCCGTTGATTTTTACGTGGACAAAATCGCCGAAGGCGTCTCCACCTTGGCCGCCGCCGTGTTCCCGCGCAAAGTCATCGTCCGCATGTCCGACTTCAAATCCAACGAATACATGGGCTTGATCGGCGGCAGCCGCTACGAACCGCACGAAGAAAACCCCATGCTCGGCTTCCGTGGCGCGGCGCGCTATATCTCCGAAGACTTCGCCGACTGCTTCGCCCTCGAATGCAAAGCCCTCAAACGCGTGCGCGACGAAATGGGGCTGACCAACGTCGAAATCATGATTCCCTTCGTGCGCACCCTCGCCGAAGCCGAAGCCGTCGTCAAAGCCCTCAAAGCCAACGGCTTGGAGCGCGGCAAAAATGGCCTGCGCCTGATCATGATGTGCGAAGTGCCGAGCAACGCCCTCTTGGCCGAACAGTTCCTGCAATACTTCGACGGCTTCTCCATCGGCTCGAACGACATGACCCAGCTCACTCTCGGCGTGGACCGGGACAGCGGCGGCTCCATCGCCGCCACCTTCGACGAGCGCAACCCGGCGGTGAAAGTCATGCTGCACCTGGCCATCTCCGCCTGCCGCAAGCACAACAAATACGTCGGCATCTGCGGGCAAGGCCCCTCGGATCATCCCGATTTTGCCAAATGGCTGGTGGAAGAGGGCATCGACACCATCTCGCTGAACCCCGACACCGTGATTGAAACCTGGCTGTATCTGGCCAAAGAAGCCAAACGCTGA